A section of the Oryzias latipes chromosome 10, ASM223467v1 genome encodes:
- the fam196b gene encoding protein FAM196B: MGRRVADPNNPVPALGVPLAGGQWGPLCSVGVQTSPRLRTLPSIKRHSTQTTNRNQLLAMATDKTKDAETAGAIRSDSTSPAVSKETSQNEINSLTQDDMGSQGSGGGVYCQIKTSRTNPKDTKGRKAPRYANGSVVASDVVGGVCTEATESKEMTQEWRRVQSLRGETHRSVSKTVSARTSAQAITPRPCRVMTNPPHSLCGTCGRRRSQITPCTGACSRRVVSQITASQTLPNPPRKASVAVTQSRKASAAPSSQSGSKNSQTVDTQHTTAKAAQAPHLSHTIPKTNSSHSNHTTQAQNKTRDSKMTRPHSADFTYYKDSATQTTETHLDNNTDATNSTHMQKTQSSTKEDAKLYAAEKVIDTLSQTHNAERLVNENISACITSKPQASYFHNDTKFRSTPPLPPQHPSSILNCKPATPTEQTKDQDTTNTSEQSSELIKFKDHTKQKSKSFDDHILPCKTHVQAQCNGAPGGLPDGRAVNAPRGLERQLQTVEESLLSNHEKIKVLLNVIQDLEKSKAFSEGRKSYRTGQDINNCSTCQKTACIIYSVEHDFRQQEGRFQGVMEALEGEYDVPATTLTKPTSAPSSSTRPSTKARVKKLRKKCFWWL; this comes from the exons ATGGGCAGAAGAGTGGCTGACCCAAACAATCCTGTGCCAGCTCTGGGGGTTCCTCTGGCAGGGGGGCAATGGGGCCCGCTGTGCAGTGTTGGGGTGCAGACATCTCCCAGACTGCGGACTCTCCCGTCCATCAAACGACACAGCACCCAAACAACCAACAGAAATCAGCTACTTGCCATGGCAACCGACAAAACAAAGGATGCGGAGACAGCAGGAGCAATCAGAAGTGACAGCACCAGCCCGGCAGTGTCCAAGGAGACATCTCAGAACGAGATCAACAGCCTAACACAGGACGACATGGGATCACAGGGGTCAGGCGGTGGAGTTTACTGCCAGATCAAAACCTCACGGACTAATCCCAAAGACACAAAAGGCAGGAAGGCACCTCGGTATGCAAATGGGAGTGTGGTAGCTTCTGATGTGGTGGGAGGTGTTTGCACTGAAGCCACAGAAAGTAAGGAGATGACCCAGGAGTGGAGAAGGGTGCAGTCTTTGAGAGGAGAAACCCATCGCTCAGTATCAAAGACAGTGAGCGCTCGTACGTCTGCACAAGCCATTACGCCTCGGCCCTGTCGAGTAATGACGAATCCTCCACATAGCCTTTGTGGGACATGTGGGAGGAGACGGTCACAGATCACACCGTGCACAGGCGCATGCAGCAGGAGGGTGGTCAGTCAAATCACAGCAAGCCAGACCTTGCCTAATCCACCACGAAAAGCATCCGTGGCCGTGACACAGTCTAGGAAAGCCTCTGCAGCTCCGAGCTCTCAGTCAGGCTCAAAAAACTCCCAGACGGTCGATACACAGCACACAACAGCAAAGGCGGCTCAAGCACCACACCTTTCACACACAATACCAAAAACCAACAGTTCCCACTCTAACCACACAACACAAgcgcaaaacaaaacaagagacTCAAAGATGACACGGCCGCATTCTGCCGACTTCACTTATTACAAAGACTCAGCAACgcaaacaacagaaacacacctggACAATAACACAGACGCCACCAACAGCACTCACATGCAAAAGACACAATCATCAACGAAAGAGGACGCTAAACTATATGCAGCTGAAAAGGTCATCGACACTTTGTCCCAAACCCACAACGCTGAAAGACTTGTAAATGAGAATATTTCAGCCTGCATCACCTCCAAGCCTCAAGCATCTTACTttcacaatgacacaaaatTTAGAAGCACCCCTCCTCTTCCACCACAGCATCCTTCAAGCATCCTCAACTGTAAACCAGCCACACCCACAGAGCAAACCAAAGACCAAGACaccacaaacacatctgaacaATCCTCTGAGCTGATCAAGTTCAAGGACCACACAAAGCAGAAGAGTAAATCCTTTGATGACCACATTCTGCCTTGTAAGACTCATGTGCAAGCACAATGCAACGGAGCTCCAGGAGGACTTCCAGATGGACGTGCAGTGAATGCACCACGGGGACTGGAGAGGCAGCTCCAGACTGTGGAGGAGAGCTTGCTGTCCAACCACGAGAAGATAAAGGTGCTCCTCAACGTGATTCAAGACCTGGAGAAGAGCAAGGCCTTCAGCGAAGG TCGCAAATCCTACAGAACCGGTCAGGACATCAACAACTGTTCTACTTGTCAGAAGACAGCCTGCATCATCTACAG CGTGGAGCATGATTTCAGACAGCAGGAGGGACGCTTCCAGGGGGTAATGGAGGCCCTTGAGGGGGAATATGATGTACCTGCAACAACTCTGACCAAACCCACATCAGCTCCATCGTCCTCCACGCGCCCCAGTACCAAGGCACGTGTCAAGAAACTGCGCAAAAAGTGCTTCTGGTGGCTGTGA